The Portunus trituberculatus isolate SZX2019 chromosome 19, ASM1759143v1, whole genome shotgun sequence genome contains a region encoding:
- the LOC123506207 gene encoding pigment-dispersing hormone 2 peptides-like, whose protein sequence is MRSGALVAMVLVVVCVALVTQGQELNVPEREAVATLAAHILKVVHAPPEVVGSLPHKRNSEIINSLLGLSRLMNEAGRR, encoded by the exons ATGCGTAGTGGTGCACTCGTGGccatggtgttggtggtggtctgCGTCGCCCTCGTCACCCAGGGCCAGGAGCTCAATGTGCCCGAACgcgag GCCGTGGCCACCCTGGCGGCGCACATCCTGAAGGTGGTGCACGCCCCGCCTGAGGTCGTCGGGAGCCTTCCCCACAAACGCAACTCTGAGATCATCAATTCGCTGCTCGGCCTTTCCAGGCTGATGAACGAGGCCGGCAGGCGGTGA